The Thiohalobacter sp. genome includes a window with the following:
- a CDS encoding alpha-ketoacid dehydrogenase subunit beta, whose product MNRNRSENVGLVAVSRPAPELRYWEALNIAHDRALAADESVFVLGEDVGLYGGSYRVTQGLYARYGEWRVRDTPISENSFTGLGVGAALVGGRPIVEIMTVNFALLALDAIINMAAKLRYMSGGRLSVPLVVRMPGGVAHQLAAQHSQRLEHTLMNVPGLRIAAPATPQDAYWQLLQAVRSDDPVILLEHELLYGEVGSFDAEAEPPPMHAAAVRRRGRDLTLVAWHRMVKLAMEAADRLDAEDGISAEVIDLRSLRPIDLPLLRESVSRTHRVLIVEEDCRFAGAGAELVASLTEAAFFELDAPVQRVAGADVPTPYNATLEARSIPDVARILHAARSLAGPREQ is encoded by the coding sequence ATGAACAGGAACCGCAGTGAAAACGTGGGACTCGTTGCCGTTTCCCGGCCGGCCCCGGAACTGCGCTACTGGGAGGCGCTCAACATCGCGCATGATCGCGCGCTGGCCGCGGACGAATCGGTGTTCGTGCTCGGCGAGGATGTCGGATTGTATGGCGGCAGCTACCGGGTCACACAGGGCCTATACGCCAGGTATGGCGAATGGCGGGTGAGGGACACGCCCATCTCGGAGAACAGCTTCACGGGGCTGGGCGTGGGCGCGGCGCTGGTGGGCGGACGCCCGATCGTCGAGATCATGACCGTCAACTTCGCCCTGTTGGCGCTCGATGCCATCATCAACATGGCCGCCAAGCTGCGCTACATGTCCGGTGGCCGGCTTTCGGTGCCACTGGTGGTGCGCATGCCCGGTGGCGTAGCGCATCAGCTTGCGGCCCAGCACTCGCAGCGTCTTGAACATACACTGATGAATGTGCCCGGCCTGCGGATCGCGGCGCCGGCCACGCCCCAGGATGCCTACTGGCAGCTGTTGCAGGCAGTGCGTAGTGACGATCCCGTGATTCTGCTCGAGCACGAACTCCTCTATGGCGAGGTCGGGTCCTTTGACGCCGAGGCCGAGCCCCCGCCGATGCATGCCGCAGCTGTCCGCCGGCGCGGACGCGATCTCACTCTGGTTGCCTGGCATCGCATGGTGAAGCTGGCAATGGAGGCGGCGGATCGCCTGGACGCCGAGGACGGAATCAGCGCCGAGGTGATCGACCTGCGCAGTCTGCGCCCCATCGATCTTCCGTTGTTGCGCGAATCCGTCTCGCGCACGCATCGTGTCCTGATCGTGGAGGAGGATTGTCGTTTCGCGGGCGCGGGTGCCGAACTCGTCGCCTCCCTGACCGAAGCGGCGTTCTTCGAACTGGATGCCCCGGTGCAGCGGGTCGCCGGCGCTGACGTGCCCACGCCCTACAACGCAACCCTCGAAGCACGCTCCATTCCCGATGTCGCGCGTATCCTGCATGCTGCGCGTTCGCTCGCGGGACCCCGAGAACAGTGA
- a CDS encoding recombinase family protein: protein MAGKTKRVRCVVYTRKSSEEGLEQEFNSLDAQREAGESYIQSQKHEGWVLLPDRYDDGGYSGGSMDRPGLQRLLEDVKADKIDVVVVYKVDRLSRSLGDFAQIIDLFDRHGVSFVSVTQQFNTTTSMGRLTLNILLSFAQFEREVTGERIRDKIALSKKKGMWMGGHVPLGYDVANRKLVPNELEAALVRRIFNRFVRLGSTTLLCKELNEQGFRTKRRRGRDGRMNNGFPFTKTTIYKILKNRLYLGEIRHKDKWYPGEHQAIIDQDLWDKAQAIMAQDRGRRAADCRRKTPAPLKGLLYGPDGKAMTPSHTRRGDKIYRYYVTHTANKKGYEECPVRLVRAGDIEGVVFDQIKTIFRNPAMIVSTWKVANTLDDGITEDEVRESLQSIEAVWDHLYHKEQARLLQLFIERIRVEPEGVHIDIRTCGINSLVLDLKAAARETKEMTA, encoded by the coding sequence ATGGCAGGAAAAACGAAACGCGTCCGCTGCGTGGTCTATACCCGCAAATCCTCCGAGGAGGGCCTGGAACAGGAGTTCAACTCCCTGGACGCCCAGCGCGAGGCCGGCGAGTCCTACATCCAGTCGCAGAAGCATGAGGGCTGGGTGCTGCTGCCCGACCGCTATGACGATGGCGGTTACTCGGGCGGCTCCATGGACCGTCCGGGCCTGCAGCGACTGCTGGAGGACGTGAAGGCGGACAAGATCGATGTGGTCGTGGTCTACAAGGTGGACAGGCTCAGCCGCTCCCTGGGCGACTTCGCCCAGATCATCGACCTGTTCGACAGGCACGGCGTCTCCTTCGTCTCGGTCACCCAGCAGTTCAACACCACCACCTCCATGGGGCGGCTCACGTTGAACATCCTCCTCTCCTTCGCCCAGTTCGAGCGCGAGGTGACCGGGGAACGGATCCGGGACAAGATCGCCCTGTCGAAGAAGAAAGGCATGTGGATGGGCGGCCATGTGCCGCTGGGGTACGACGTCGCCAACCGCAAGCTGGTGCCCAACGAGCTGGAGGCGGCCCTGGTGCGGCGCATCTTCAACCGCTTCGTCCGGCTGGGTTCCACCACCCTGCTGTGCAAGGAACTCAACGAGCAGGGCTTCCGCACCAAGCGCCGTCGCGGACGCGACGGCCGGATGAACAACGGCTTTCCCTTCACCAAGACCACGATCTACAAGATCCTCAAGAACCGCCTCTACCTGGGCGAGATCCGGCACAAGGACAAGTGGTACCCGGGGGAACACCAGGCCATCATCGACCAGGACCTGTGGGACAAGGCCCAGGCGATCATGGCGCAGGACCGCGGCCGGCGCGCCGCCGACTGCCGGCGCAAGACGCCGGCGCCGCTCAAGGGGCTGCTCTATGGCCCCGACGGCAAGGCGATGACGCCCTCCCATACCCGGCGGGGCGACAAGATCTACCGCTACTACGTCACGCACACCGCCAACAAGAAAGGCTACGAGGAGTGCCCGGTGCGCCTGGTGCGGGCCGGTGACATCGAGGGCGTCGTCTTCGACCAGATCAAGACGATCTTCAGGAATCCCGCCATGATCGTCAGCACCTGGAAGGTCGCGAACACGCTCGACGACGGCATCACCGAGGACGAGGTGCGCGAAAGCCTGCAATCCATCGAAGCCGTCTGGGATCACCTCTACCACAAGGAGCAGGCCCGGCTGCTGCAGCTTTTCATCGAGCGCATCCGCGTGGAGCCGGAAGGCGTCCACATCGACATCCGCACCTGCGGCATCAACAGCCTGGTGCTGGACCTCAAGGCCGCGGCGCGCGAAACGAAGGAGATGACGGCATGA
- a CDS encoding plasma-membrane proton-efflux P-type ATPase: protein MIDYRTEEFARHAVDENLRLLATDPSRGLASDQVAERLRQYGPNEIEEREEPLWHRIFRRFWGPIPWMIEIAAILSAVVGKWEDFSIILVMLLVNAGLDFMQEHRALNALKALKQRLAREARVLRDGEFHVVPVRELVPGDIIRLRIGDIVPADVQLMSGDYLLVDQSALTGESLPVSKESGEIAYASTIVKQGEMLALVINTGKRTHFSNVVSLVARAQLEARSHFQKMVIQVGNFLILVTLVLVALIILVSLFRHEVPLEIVRFAMVLTVAAIPVALPAVLSVTMAVGAMNLARRQAIVSRLTAIEELAGVDIFCSDKTGTLTCNEMRVVDPVVFDGHDERELFRIALMASRLENRDPIELPLFHYADEHFPDLGVKEIRPLEFTPFDPVRKRTEALVEADGRRFVAIKGAPQVLLSMAELDEDREQDLLKYVDLFASKGYRTLAVGRRPADDGNSGSAVELIGLIPLFDPPRDDSRQVIEDMRAHGVRVKMVTGDNAAIAREIGQLLGLEPRVLRAPQISGSGGSELIELVNALSTAIYHRFHPEVSLSEARRFAESVMDELQRLFDTSLLEREFLHTHESAIVEMIESIDIFAEVVPEDKYRIVSSLQRAGHIVAMTGDGVNDAPALKKADCGFAVSNATDAARAAADIILTGAGLSVINEAIKQARTIFERMKSYAIFRIAETIRIILFMALSIVIFDFYPITALMIILLALLNDIPILAIAYDRTRVHPQPVRWNMAELITVASVLGVTGVVSSFLLFFILQEQGIDEGLVRTLLFLKLIVAGHSTLYVTRSEGWFWERPWPAPVLFWATFGTEIIGTLIAVYGVFVDPIGWRWALGIWAYALAWFLFNDLVKVSTYRLLRSHGMQV from the coding sequence ATGATTGACTACCGCACGGAAGAGTTCGCGAGGCACGCTGTCGACGAGAATCTGCGACTGCTCGCCACTGATCCCAGCCGTGGACTGGCTTCGGACCAGGTCGCCGAGCGCCTGCGGCAGTACGGCCCCAACGAAATCGAGGAACGGGAAGAGCCGCTCTGGCACCGGATCTTCCGGCGCTTCTGGGGTCCCATCCCCTGGATGATCGAGATTGCCGCGATACTCTCGGCGGTGGTCGGCAAGTGGGAGGATTTTTCCATCATCCTGGTCATGCTGCTGGTCAATGCCGGGCTGGATTTCATGCAGGAGCACCGCGCCCTGAATGCGCTCAAGGCGCTGAAGCAGCGACTCGCCCGCGAGGCACGGGTGCTGCGGGATGGTGAATTCCACGTGGTTCCGGTGCGTGAACTGGTGCCCGGAGACATCATTCGCCTGCGGATCGGGGATATCGTTCCTGCAGATGTGCAATTGATGTCCGGGGATTACCTGCTCGTCGACCAGTCGGCACTCACCGGGGAGTCGCTCCCCGTGAGCAAGGAAAGCGGCGAGATTGCCTACGCCAGCACCATAGTCAAGCAGGGTGAAATGCTGGCACTGGTGATCAATACCGGCAAGCGGACCCATTTCAGCAATGTCGTCTCCCTGGTGGCCAGGGCGCAACTGGAGGCGCGCAGCCATTTCCAGAAGATGGTCATCCAGGTGGGCAACTTCCTCATTCTGGTGACCCTGGTACTGGTGGCCCTGATCATCCTGGTCTCCCTGTTCCGGCACGAGGTGCCGCTGGAGATCGTGCGCTTTGCCATGGTGCTCACGGTGGCTGCAATACCGGTCGCCCTGCCCGCGGTGCTTTCCGTCACCATGGCGGTCGGTGCCATGAACCTGGCGCGTCGTCAGGCCATCGTCTCGCGTCTTACCGCGATCGAGGAACTCGCGGGTGTCGATATTTTCTGCTCCGACAAGACCGGAACCCTGACCTGCAACGAGATGCGCGTGGTAGATCCCGTCGTGTTCGACGGCCACGACGAGCGAGAGCTTTTCCGGATCGCCCTGATGGCCTCGCGGCTGGAGAATCGGGATCCCATAGAACTGCCCTTGTTCCACTATGCGGACGAGCATTTTCCGGACCTGGGTGTGAAGGAGATTCGGCCGCTGGAATTCACGCCCTTCGACCCGGTGCGCAAGCGTACCGAGGCGCTGGTCGAAGCCGATGGGCGGCGTTTCGTCGCCATCAAGGGGGCGCCTCAGGTTCTGCTTTCCATGGCAGAGCTCGACGAGGACAGGGAACAGGATCTTCTCAAGTACGTCGATCTCTTTGCCAGCAAGGGGTACCGGACGCTGGCTGTGGGCAGACGACCCGCGGACGACGGCAATAGCGGATCCGCGGTCGAATTGATCGGCCTGATCCCCCTGTTTGATCCGCCGCGGGATGATTCCCGGCAGGTGATAGAGGACATGCGTGCTCACGGCGTGCGCGTGAAGATGGTGACCGGAGACAACGCCGCCATCGCCCGGGAGATTGGTCAGCTGCTGGGGCTGGAACCCAGGGTCCTGCGTGCCCCGCAGATTTCCGGAAGCGGGGGCAGCGAGCTCATTGAACTGGTCAACGCGCTCAGTACGGCGATCTATCACCGCTTTCATCCCGAGGTGAGCCTGTCCGAGGCGCGACGATTTGCCGAGTCCGTCATGGACGAGCTGCAACGCCTGTTCGACACCAGCCTGCTGGAACGGGAGTTCCTGCATACCCACGAATCCGCCATCGTCGAGATGATCGAATCCATCGACATCTTTGCCGAGGTCGTTCCGGAGGACAAATACCGTATTGTCAGCAGTCTTCAGCGGGCAGGCCACATCGTCGCCATGACCGGTGACGGCGTGAACGACGCGCCCGCGCTGAAAAAGGCGGACTGCGGCTTTGCCGTCTCGAATGCCACGGATGCCGCGCGGGCTGCAGCGGACATCATTCTCACGGGTGCTGGCCTGTCGGTCATCAACGAGGCCATAAAGCAGGCGCGTACGATATTCGAGCGCATGAAGAGCTATGCGATATTCCGCATCGCCGAAACCATTCGTATCATTCTCTTCATGGCACTGTCCATCGTTATATTCGACTTTTACCCGATCACTGCGTTGATGATCATCCTTCTCGCCTTGCTCAACGACATCCCCATTCTTGCCATTGCCTATGACCGGACCCGGGTCCATCCGCAGCCGGTGCGGTGGAACATGGCGGAACTGATTACCGTTGCGAGTGTGCTGGGGGTGACGGGCGTAGTCTCATCCTTTCTGCTCTTCTTCATCCTACAGGAGCAGGGCATCGACGAAGGACTGGTCCGCACACTTCTTTTTCTCAAGCTCATCGTCGCCGGCCACAGCACCCTGTACGTAACCCGCTCGGAAGGCTGGTTCTGGGAACGGCCCTGGCCGGCACCCGTGCTCTTCTGGGCCACCTTCGGCACCGAAATCATCGGTACCCTCATAGCGGTCTACGGCGTGTTCGTCGATCCGATTGGCTGGCGTTGGGCCTTGGGCATCTGGGCCTATGCGCTCGCCTGGTTCCTGTTCAACGATCTGGTCAAGGTTTCCACCTATCGTTTGCTGCGCAGCCACGGCATGCAGGTGTGA